The Spirulina subsalsa PCC 9445 region ATGCCGGGGATTATCGGCCGTTTAGGGTCGCTGCTGGGTGAATTTAATGTCAATATTGCCAGTATGCAGGTGGGGCGTAAGATTGTTCGAGGGGATGCGGTGATGGCGTTGAGTTTGGATGATCCGTTACCGGAGGGAATTCTAGACGAAATTCGGCGCATTCCGGGGATTACGGATGCTTATACGGTTGCACTGTAGGCTAAGGTTTCGTTTGATTTCTTAGATTAGGGTCTACTGAATAACACGCCTACGCTAGGCTCAACAAGGGAACGGAGAACACCGGATCTGGGAACAGAGCATCGAAAACTGGCACGACTCCCGACTCCCGACTCCCAACTCCCGATTCCCCAACTCTCGGAGTTATTCAGCAAGCCCTAGATTAGGGGCGATCGCATTGTAACAATTGAGCAATGTTGAGATCGCCCATCCGTCCTCATTCCTCAAAACGCATGGCTAACAACTGGTGGGAAATCAAAATTCTCTGTGAACCGATTCTAGAAGATATGATCTTCTGGCGACTAGAGCAATTTGGTTGTCGTGGCATGGCCGGGGAACAACGGGGAAATTCTTGGTTAATCACCACCTATTTAGACCAAGAATCAATCCAGTTATTAGATTTAGCGGCACTCTCGTTGTTATTGAGACAAGATGCCCTCACCTTAGAACTGCCTGCACCGATCACGAAATGGAGTCTGATTGATGAGGAAGACTGGTCGAGTAGTTGGAAACAATACTGGGAACCCCAGGAAATTGGCGATCGCTTTTTAATTTATCCGGCTTGGCTAACCCTTCCCCCAGATAGTGATCGGGTGATTGTCCGACTGGACCCCGGCGCGGCCTTTGGCACCGGCACCCACCCCACCACCCAACTTTGTCTAGAATCTCTAGAAATCCGCATTACCCCCAATGAACCCCGTCAAACCCTAGCAGATATTGGTTGTGGTTCAGGAATTTTGTCCATTGGTGCGGTCTTATTAGGGGCTGAACGAGTTTATAGTGTGGATATCGATCCCTTGGCGGTTCGTGCCGCTAAAAGCAACCGCGATTTAAACCAAATCAACCCCAATCAACTCAGCATTCACAAGGGAAGTGTTGAGATTATTCCCCAACTGATCTTAGAACCCGTCGATGGCATTCTCTGCAATATTTTAGCGGAGGTGATTTTAGAACTGATTCCTCAGATGACGGACTTGGTAAAACCCAAAGGATGGGGAATTTTTAGTGGGATTTTATTAGAACAAGCTAAACCCATTGCCGATACTTTAGAAGCCCATGGTTGGATTGTGGCGACGCTTTGGAAGCGGGGGGAATGGTGTTGTTTTAATGTAAGACGACCGTGACCTAGCCCCTGTGACGTTCTCTCCCGTTACCCTTTTAGGTCTAACGGGAGCGTCAAAACAAACTAAGCTGAACCCAGTGTCTTATTAAGGCGAAACTAAAATTTCCCCCTGAACAGCTAACTGTCCTGACGTTAGACTCAATGTGGTCAGGTTTACCTCGGATCCCAAGGGAATTTGCAATTCATGGGGTGGATGCTGGGTAAAGTCTGATTGCAAGGTGAGGGGAGAAAGGTGTAAAATTTGACCGTGAAGGATTTTTAATCCGGTTTGCAGTAAGACGGAAGAGTTCGATGGTTTTCCTTGGAGCCATTCCCCCCGTACTGTGATCTCTTCAGGTGTAATTTCGGCCGTTTGCCAGCGAATTTGTACCGAAGGTGAATCTGTAGAGACATCAGTATGCTGGGGGGGCTGTTGACCCAAGGTGACAAGAGAGCCAAGGGACACAAATAAATCCTGTAAGGCACTGGCTAAAAGCGGTGCATCAAGAGAGGCTTGTAGATCCGATTGCTCTAAACGGACATGACCCATAACAGGGACGGGTTGCAATAAACGTAAGGGTTTGCCTTTGAGGACTTCACCTAAATTGATCCGGATATTTTCGGCTGTTAATTCAACTTCGCTGAGGTGTAAGCCTTGATAGACAGCCCCTTGTGCAGAAAGAGATACTTTGGGTAAGTACCCGGTTAAAATTTGCCGATTGCGCCCGTGAATCTTAACTTGTAACGCTTCAACTTTGTCCGCTTGCGATCGCAGCCAAAATTGCACCGCCGGACTAAGGATCTTACTGATTAACTGACTTTGACCCTCTTTCTCTTGGGAGTCAAGGGGTTCAGAGGATAGGTTCTCTGACGTTAAACGTGATTCGTCTGGGGACATAGTTCGCAGGTTAATTTCCATCTAAACTCTAACCTTGAGCCGTTGTCCTGTCTTTAACTCTCAGGGAGGAAGTTTCTACCGCAAAATCAAGGTTAGGTGGTAATCTTGTAATATTTGTACATAGTTCCGGGATCAAGTGCAACGTCTGCCACCAGAAATCCACCAGTCCACTAAGTTCTCAACGGGAGAAACCCCTATGCCAGAACGGGTTCAAAAATTAATCTCTCAATGGGGTATTGCCTCACGTCGTCAAGCTGAGACTATGATCTTAGAAGGACGAGTGCGGTTAAATGGGCAAGTGGTGCATCTGGGTCAAAAAGCGGATCCCACCCAAGGCGATCGCCTAGAAGTAGATGGAGAACTGCTCCATCCCCAAAACCGTCCTCCGTTTGTATATCTTTTACTCAACAAACCCAAAGGAGTTCTCTGTACTTGTGACGATCCCCAAAAGCGCAAAACTGTTCTGGATCTTTTGCCCCCTAGTCTGGGTCGCCATCAAGGAATCCATCCCGTGGGGCGCTTAGATGGGGACTCCACCGGAGCCGTCTTGTTAACCAATGATGGCGATTTAACCTTAAGACTCACTCACCCCCGTTATCATCTCCCCAAAACCTATGAAGTTTGGGTGCAAGGCTGCCCCCGTGCGGCCACACTAGAACAATGGCGTAGAGGGGTTTTACTGGCAGATCAATGGACTTTACCCGCAGAAATCACTGTGTTAGCTTCTCATCCTCAACAAACGTTATTAGAAATTGTGTTACGAGAAGGTCGAAATCGCCAAATTCGCCGAGTGGCTGAACAACTCGGCCATCAGGTGTTAGAACTTCATCGTACAGCCATCGGCACCCTCCAACTGGCAGATCCTCAACAGCCTGACCTACCTACGGGTCATTATCGTTCCCTGACGAAGCAAGAAATTTGGGGGCAATTTGCCCCTGTAGCCCTTTAGTCTTATCCCCCATCTCTAAGCATCCCAGTAGACATCCCAGTAGACATCATGGAGAACCTTGTATGAGCAGAAAAATTCACTTAACGGCAAGCCAAGGGGAAAAACTTAGGGAACTCGGCTCTTATCTCCACGAAATCCGCCGGAAACAAGCCTTATCCCTAGAAGAAGTATCCCAAAAAACTCGGATTCAGGTTCGTCTACTGCGGGCGATTGAGGAAGCGGATACAAATGTTTTGCCAGAACCGATTTATATTCGGGCATTAATTAAGCAATTTGCCGATGCTTTAGAGTTAAATGGGGCGGACTTTGCTAGTGCCTTCCCCACTCAGTACCAAGTCAAGCCGATGAAACCTGCTTGGCGAGAATCGACTCCCACTCAATTACGCCCATTTCATCTCTACTGGATTTATATTGCGGTGTTAGTCAGTGCGGTGAGTGGTTTGTCCATGCTGGTGCAGAAATCGAACTTACAACTGGCGGGGGATAATCCCCCGGTGGATAGTCTTGCTCCCTTGTCTGACGATACGGCTCAACCCTCTTCCCAGCAAATTAGCCCTACCATTGAGGCCGTTAATCGTTTAGAAAATTCATTAAATCCGAACACTCTTGGGGAAAATAACCCGGTTTCTAATCGAGTGGTGGTGTCGATGAAGTTACAAGATGATTGTTGGTTGAGAGTAGTGGCCGATGGTGCGGTGGCCTATGAGGGGATTTTACAGAAAGGAGAGGAACGGACTTGGGAGGCGGAAAAGTCCCTGAAAATCACGGCGGGTAATGCGGGGGGCGTGGTGATTACGTTCAATAATGAGGAAGCGCGTCCTCTGGGCAGTCCGGGGGCGGTGCAAACGGTGACCTATCAAACGCCTAATCCTCAGTCTTGATAGGAAACAGGGAACAGGGAACGGGGAATAGGGGGAGTTGATTCTATGTACGGCTTTGAACCTCCCATCGCTGAAAGCGAGGGATTCCCATATAGACTCTTATCTAGACCGAAGTCCCCGACAGAACGCCATTACTGGGCTGTATAAATGTGAGTATTGCGAAGGAACAATAAACCGTTTTGTTGAACGTCAAGCCTTTAAGCATCGGTCGAGATTTGTTATTCTCGAAAATGTGACCATTGGTGTTGGTGAAACCTGCGGCAATCGATATTATTCTGCCGATATTCTTCACGCAGTTGAGGCTGTGGCGACAGGAGTGCGATCGCCAGAACGAACAGAATCCATCCCCGTGGCTCACCTCAAACCGAATTAAGCCATCACTACCTGAAGTATTGATAATTGATAATTAATCTTGCTCTCTCCTTATTCGCGGGGGAGACGGTTATAGATATCTGAGAGGAAACGCAGGCGATCGCGCAATTCCTGAGTTAACATTTCAGAACGGTAGCGCCACGTCCAATTCCCCTCCGCCGCGCCGGGGTAATTCATGCGAGTTTCGCCCCCCAACCCCAAAGCATCTTGAAGGGGGAAAATGGCACAATTGCCCACAGAACATAAAGCCATGCGAATCATCGCCCAGTGAATCCCCTCTTCTGGGTAGCCACCGAGATAATTTAACACCCGTTCCTTTT contains the following coding sequences:
- the prmA gene encoding 50S ribosomal protein L11 methyltransferase, which codes for MANNWWEIKILCEPILEDMIFWRLEQFGCRGMAGEQRGNSWLITTYLDQESIQLLDLAALSLLLRQDALTLELPAPITKWSLIDEEDWSSSWKQYWEPQEIGDRFLIYPAWLTLPPDSDRVIVRLDPGAAFGTGTHPTTQLCLESLEIRITPNEPRQTLADIGCGSGILSIGAVLLGAERVYSVDIDPLAVRAAKSNRDLNQINPNQLSIHKGSVEIIPQLILEPVDGILCNILAEVILELIPQMTDLVKPKGWGIFSGILLEQAKPIADTLEAHGWIVATLWKRGEWCCFNVRRP
- a CDS encoding DUF2993 domain-containing protein, with protein sequence MEINLRTMSPDESRLTSENLSSEPLDSQEKEGQSQLISKILSPAVQFWLRSQADKVEALQVKIHGRNRQILTGYLPKVSLSAQGAVYQGLHLSEVELTAENIRINLGEVLKGKPLRLLQPVPVMGHVRLEQSDLQASLDAPLLASALQDLFVSLGSLVTLGQQPPQHTDVSTDSPSVQIRWQTAEITPEEITVRGEWLQGKPSNSSVLLQTGLKILHGQILHLSPLTLQSDFTQHPPHELQIPLGSEVNLTTLSLTSGQLAVQGEILVSP
- a CDS encoding pseudouridine synthase — encoded protein: MPERVQKLISQWGIASRRQAETMILEGRVRLNGQVVHLGQKADPTQGDRLEVDGELLHPQNRPPFVYLLLNKPKGVLCTCDDPQKRKTVLDLLPPSLGRHQGIHPVGRLDGDSTGAVLLTNDGDLTLRLTHPRYHLPKTYEVWVQGCPRAATLEQWRRGVLLADQWTLPAEITVLASHPQQTLLEIVLREGRNRQIRRVAEQLGHQVLELHRTAIGTLQLADPQQPDLPTGHYRSLTKQEIWGQFAPVAL
- a CDS encoding helix-turn-helix domain-containing protein, translated to MSRKIHLTASQGEKLRELGSYLHEIRRKQALSLEEVSQKTRIQVRLLRAIEEADTNVLPEPIYIRALIKQFADALELNGADFASAFPTQYQVKPMKPAWRESTPTQLRPFHLYWIYIAVLVSAVSGLSMLVQKSNLQLAGDNPPVDSLAPLSDDTAQPSSQQISPTIEAVNRLENSLNPNTLGENNPVSNRVVVSMKLQDDCWLRVVADGAVAYEGILQKGEERTWEAEKSLKITAGNAGGVVITFNNEEARPLGSPGAVQTVTYQTPNPQS
- a CDS encoding YgiT-type zinc finger protein, translating into MNLPSLKARDSHIDSYLDRSPRQNAITGLYKCEYCEGTINRFVERQAFKHRSRFVILENVTIGVGETCGNRYYSADILHAVEAVATGVRSPERTESIPVAHLKPN